In Terriglobus sp. TAA 43, a single window of DNA contains:
- a CDS encoding SGNH/GDSL hydrolase family protein, with translation MRLSFAVPLCVLASLLPAAGFAQKDSDWVGTWTSAAMPLTQPSDKAKLPLGYDDVAVRQVVHISQGGKRLRVAFTNEFGTTPLHIRAAHVAFLAAGSRILPATDKALTFAGSPEITIAPGQFAYSDAVKETVPIFSDVVITTSIPAQTMPTITYHALGMTTTWFAPGGDVAAPEFETPAAVPPGIQPPDVSAPVRSLSRSESPVQEPIVKPQPGADTKTAAAPGVIKTSSWYFLKNVEVNKEGHSAAIVTIGDSITDGARSTPDTNRRWPDQLAPLLAANKKTKRLGILNVGISGNRVLKFGAGPSALDRFDRDVVKQPGAKYVVLLDGINDIGNMHRAPVDAITEKEMLDAYTTLANKAHAAGLKIIAATMTPDQGAKYYSEDGEQIREHVNTFFRTSKLFDGVIDFDKIIADPQHPLQFNPKYDSGDHLHPSDAGYTAMAAGIDLKLFRK, from the coding sequence ATGCGACTTTCCTTTGCTGTGCCGTTGTGTGTCCTGGCCTCCCTTCTTCCCGCCGCAGGATTTGCTCAGAAAGACTCAGACTGGGTGGGCACCTGGACCAGCGCGGCCATGCCGCTCACGCAGCCGTCTGACAAGGCGAAGCTGCCGCTGGGCTATGACGATGTAGCCGTCCGGCAGGTCGTGCACATCAGCCAGGGCGGCAAACGCCTGCGCGTCGCATTCACCAACGAGTTCGGCACCACGCCGCTACATATCCGCGCCGCACACGTGGCGTTTCTGGCTGCGGGATCAAGAATTCTGCCCGCAACCGATAAGGCGCTCACCTTCGCGGGCAGCCCCGAAATCACCATCGCTCCCGGCCAGTTTGCCTACTCCGATGCCGTCAAGGAGACGGTGCCTATCTTCTCCGACGTCGTGATCACGACATCCATTCCGGCACAGACCATGCCCACCATCACCTACCACGCACTCGGCATGACGACCACCTGGTTTGCTCCCGGCGGCGACGTGGCAGCGCCGGAGTTTGAGACACCCGCAGCCGTCCCTCCCGGCATTCAGCCCCCGGACGTGTCCGCCCCCGTGCGCAGCCTGTCGCGCAGCGAATCGCCGGTGCAGGAACCCATCGTGAAGCCCCAGCCCGGAGCAGACACCAAGACCGCCGCCGCTCCCGGTGTCATCAAAACCAGCTCCTGGTACTTCCTCAAGAACGTTGAGGTGAATAAGGAGGGCCACTCCGCCGCGATCGTCACCATCGGCGACTCCATCACCGACGGCGCGCGCTCCACTCCAGATACAAATCGCCGCTGGCCTGATCAGCTAGCTCCACTCCTCGCAGCCAACAAGAAGACCAAGCGACTCGGCATTCTCAACGTCGGCATCAGCGGCAACCGCGTGCTCAAGTTTGGCGCAGGCCCCAGCGCGCTCGATCGCTTTGACCGCGACGTCGTAAAGCAGCCCGGTGCAAAGTATGTCGTACTCCTCGACGGCATCAACGACATTGGCAACATGCATCGTGCGCCGGTGGACGCCATCACCGAGAAAGAAATGCTCGACGCCTATACGACACTAGCCAACAAGGCGCATGCCGCAGGCCTGAAGATCATCGCCGCGACAATGACGCCGGATCAAGGCGCGAAGTACTACAGCGAAGACGGCGAACAGATCCGGGAACACGTGAACACGTTCTTCCGCACCAGCAAGCTGTTTGACGGTGTCATCGACTTCGACAAGATCATTGCTGATCCGCAACATCCGCTGCAGTTCAACCCGAAATACGACTCAGGCGACCACCTGCATCCTTCCGACGCAGGTTACACAGCGATGGCTGCAGGAATTGATCTGAAGCTGTTCCGCAAGTAG
- a CDS encoding alpha/beta fold hydrolase — translation MDTITTQDGVSIYFKDWGPKDAQPIVFHHGWPLSADDWDTQMLYFLDKGFRVIAHDRRGHGRSTQTWDGNDMDTYAADLIALTDALDLKNAVHIGHSTGGGEVARYVARSKPGRVAKAALVSAVPPIMVKSDSNPGGLPIEAFDQLRTALAANRAQFYQDVASGPFYGFNREGVKTIDAVVHNWWRQGMMGGAKAHYDCIKAFSETDFTEDLKAITVPTLVLHGTDDQIVPYKDAGPLSAKLLQNSTLKLYDGFPHGMLTVHADVLNPDLLAFIKS, via the coding sequence ATGGATACGATCACCACGCAGGACGGAGTCAGCATTTACTTCAAGGACTGGGGCCCGAAGGACGCACAGCCCATCGTCTTCCATCACGGATGGCCTCTCAGCGCGGACGACTGGGACACCCAGATGCTCTACTTCCTCGACAAGGGATTCCGCGTCATCGCTCATGATCGCCGTGGCCACGGCCGCTCCACGCAGACATGGGACGGTAACGACATGGACACCTATGCGGCAGACCTGATCGCCCTCACCGATGCTCTCGACCTGAAGAACGCGGTGCACATCGGCCACTCCACTGGCGGTGGCGAAGTCGCCCGTTACGTGGCGCGTTCCAAGCCCGGCCGCGTGGCAAAGGCTGCTCTCGTCAGCGCTGTGCCGCCCATCATGGTCAAGTCTGACAGCAACCCCGGCGGCCTGCCCATCGAAGCCTTCGATCAGTTGCGTACAGCACTGGCCGCAAACCGCGCGCAGTTTTACCAGGACGTAGCTTCCGGTCCCTTCTATGGTTTCAATCGCGAAGGCGTCAAGACGATCGACGCTGTAGTCCACAACTGGTGGCGTCAGGGCATGATGGGCGGCGCGAAGGCGCACTATGACTGCATCAAGGCCTTCTCGGAAACCGACTTCACCGAAGACCTGAAGGCCATCACCGTGCCCACACTCGTTTTGCACGGTACAGATGACCAGATCGTTCCCTACAAGGACGCCGGCCCGCTTTCCGCAAAGCTGCTGCAGAACAGCACACTGAAGCTTTACGACGGATTCCCGCACGGCATGTTGACCGTGCACGCAGATGTCCTCAACCCGGACCTCCTGGCATTCATCAAGAGCTAA
- a CDS encoding Asd/ArgC dimerization domain-containing protein: protein MAKTNYRIAVVGAGSLLGKEIGDEIVESPLASAVTILLDNEEASGTLESMGDEAAFLQTMESAALENIDVAIFADTKMLREYAGTARAMGAAVVDATGTDTEAPVRLPLLPDAAPLDLEAAQVRVAHPVTTMLALALLQAGRVASVKAAYATVLQPASENGRASLDELQQQSINLLNFQSAPTEEFDTQVAFNLLPALGESAKNPLAKTEERVVRELHSLLPGGPVPVLQWLQAPVFHGFSVSLFVEFAQPVTLEALSAAMTSESMDLVSEEGDPPSNLSSAGQGQVLVQVKGEGTRYAVWMAADNLKLTARTAVACALELTRLRPLGKVQ from the coding sequence ATGGCTAAGACGAATTACCGCATTGCGGTGGTAGGCGCAGGGTCGCTGTTGGGCAAGGAAATTGGCGACGAGATCGTTGAGAGCCCGCTGGCTTCTGCTGTGACGATCCTGCTGGATAACGAAGAGGCAAGCGGCACGCTGGAGTCGATGGGCGACGAGGCCGCGTTTCTGCAGACGATGGAGTCTGCGGCGCTGGAGAACATAGACGTGGCGATCTTTGCCGATACGAAGATGCTGCGTGAGTATGCCGGTACGGCGCGTGCCATGGGTGCGGCTGTGGTCGACGCGACAGGCACGGATACAGAGGCGCCGGTTCGGTTGCCACTGTTGCCCGATGCTGCTCCGCTGGATCTGGAGGCGGCGCAGGTGCGTGTGGCGCATCCGGTGACGACGATGTTGGCGCTGGCGTTGTTGCAGGCGGGGCGCGTGGCCTCGGTGAAGGCGGCGTATGCCACGGTGTTGCAGCCTGCGAGTGAGAATGGGCGCGCATCGCTGGATGAGTTGCAGCAGCAGAGCATTAATCTGTTGAACTTCCAGTCGGCACCGACCGAGGAGTTTGATACGCAGGTGGCGTTTAACCTGCTGCCCGCGCTGGGTGAGAGCGCGAAGAATCCGCTGGCGAAGACAGAAGAGCGCGTGGTGCGCGAGTTGCACTCGCTGCTGCCGGGCGGCCCCGTGCCAGTGCTGCAGTGGTTGCAGGCACCGGTGTTCCACGGATTTTCGGTATCGCTGTTTGTGGAGTTCGCACAGCCGGTGACGCTGGAGGCGTTGAGCGCGGCAATGACTTCCGAATCGATGGACCTGGTCAGCGAAGAGGGTGATCCGCCGAGCAATCTTTCGTCTGCCGGACAGGGGCAGGTGCTGGTGCAGGTAAAGGGCGAGGGGACTCGCTATGCGGTGTGGATGGCTGCGGACAATCTGAAGCTGACCGCGAGAACCGCCGTGGCGTGTGCGCTGGAACTGACGCGGTTACGACCGCTGGGCAAGGTGCAGTAA
- the pssA gene encoding CDP-diacylglycerol--serine O-phosphatidyltransferase: protein MEPRKGGRPRRGLYVLPSIFTGGNIALGFYAITQSMRGTSADYAAFDHAALAIAFALPFDALDGRIARMTNTESDFGRELDSLADVITFGVAPAILAYTWGFRMLPQLTYPKLHQRLIAFGLVAAFLFLICGACRLARFNVSINPKPSNPGRPGRRYFVGMPIPAAAGVIASVVHCFNGSPIDNPWIALVWLCLLLFTGFLMVSRWRFWSGKEITLVDKQPVRLLVLLVLMAVLLEEFSEYLLISMALAYMVSGMWARLMYAAQSRRARRMGMPLPGTN, encoded by the coding sequence GTGGAGCCTCGCAAGGGAGGCCGGCCAAGACGCGGGTTGTATGTATTGCCGTCGATCTTTACTGGCGGCAATATTGCTCTTGGCTTCTACGCCATTACACAAAGCATGCGAGGGACGAGCGCGGATTACGCGGCGTTTGACCATGCTGCGCTGGCGATCGCGTTTGCGTTGCCGTTCGATGCACTGGATGGCCGCATTGCGCGCATGACGAACACGGAAAGTGACTTTGGTCGCGAACTGGATTCGTTGGCCGATGTGATCACGTTTGGTGTTGCGCCTGCGATTTTGGCATACACGTGGGGCTTCCGCATGTTGCCGCAGTTGACGTATCCGAAACTGCATCAGCGCCTGATTGCGTTTGGACTGGTCGCAGCGTTTCTGTTTTTGATCTGCGGTGCATGCCGGTTGGCACGGTTCAATGTATCGATCAACCCGAAGCCGAGCAATCCGGGGCGGCCGGGGCGCAGATACTTTGTCGGCATGCCGATTCCGGCAGCCGCTGGTGTGATTGCCAGTGTGGTGCATTGCTTCAACGGGTCACCGATTGATAATCCGTGGATTGCGCTGGTGTGGCTGTGCCTGCTGCTGTTCACCGGATTCCTGATGGTGAGCCGATGGCGCTTCTGGAGCGGCAAAGAGATCACGCTGGTGGATAAGCAACCGGTGCGATTGCTGGTTCTGCTGGTGCTGATGGCGGTACTGCTGGAGGAATTCTCAGAGTATCTGCTGATCAGCATGGCACTGGCGTATATGGTCAGCGGCATGTGGGCAAGGCTGATGTATGCGGCGCAGAGCCGACGGGCGCGTCGGATGGGAATGCCACTGCCGGGTACGAATTAG
- a CDS encoding phosphatidylserine decarboxylase family protein has protein sequence MVRDGIFYALGLIVVALILWRLTGSIGISLIPILLAVFFLWFFRDPARRIPTGPGEIVSPADGKVTEAEWIETPDGSRLRLSIFLNVFDVHVNRSPIEGTVKLVNYKTGLYLNAMRADSNVLNEQNVVVIENENCSIQVKQIAGLLARRIVCWVKPGDTLQRGERFGLIKFGSRVDILMPPDANLQVKRDDRVKGGSTVLAVVPTRNTVEG, from the coding sequence ATGGTTCGTGATGGTATTTTCTACGCGCTTGGCCTAATCGTGGTCGCGCTTATCCTTTGGCGATTGACAGGATCTATTGGCATCAGCCTGATTCCAATACTGCTAGCGGTTTTCTTCTTGTGGTTTTTCCGCGATCCCGCGCGCCGCATTCCAACCGGACCGGGTGAGATTGTGTCGCCTGCCGATGGCAAGGTGACCGAGGCGGAGTGGATTGAGACGCCGGATGGCAGCCGCCTGCGGCTGAGCATCTTTCTGAACGTGTTTGATGTTCACGTGAATCGGTCGCCGATTGAAGGCACCGTGAAGCTGGTGAACTATAAGACCGGCCTCTATCTGAACGCGATGCGTGCGGACAGCAACGTGTTGAATGAACAGAACGTTGTGGTGATTGAGAACGAGAACTGCTCGATCCAGGTGAAGCAGATTGCCGGATTGCTGGCACGCCGCATTGTGTGCTGGGTGAAGCCGGGCGATACGTTGCAGCGTGGCGAGCGTTTTGGATTGATCAAGTTTGGTTCACGCGTGGATATCCTGATGCCGCCAGATGCGAATCTGCAGGTGAAGCGCGACGATCGCGTGAAGGGTGGAAGCACGGTGCTGGCAGTGGTTCCGACCAGAAACACGGTGGAAGGCTAA
- the rimI gene encoding ribosomal protein S18-alanine N-acetyltransferase yields MVRAATADELQQVYEIALANPSAPQWTPAQFGEILSPGESSVTRELLVAMGDTAVIGFAVISAVTIVYPVEAELESIAVAPEWHRQGVGSALMQEVLRWAESVGAAELRLEVRVSNTGAQKLYEESGFHSSGMRPRYYANPVEDAVCMIRGTNVTKV; encoded by the coding sequence ATGGTGCGCGCGGCTACGGCCGATGAGTTACAGCAGGTGTATGAGATCGCTCTGGCGAATCCTTCTGCACCGCAATGGACACCGGCGCAGTTTGGAGAAATTCTGTCGCCCGGCGAAAGCTCGGTGACGCGGGAATTGCTTGTAGCTATGGGAGATACGGCGGTGATAGGATTCGCCGTGATCTCCGCAGTGACAATTGTGTATCCGGTTGAAGCGGAGCTGGAGAGCATTGCCGTGGCTCCGGAATGGCACAGGCAGGGCGTGGGCAGTGCGTTGATGCAGGAAGTGTTGCGGTGGGCTGAATCTGTGGGCGCTGCGGAGTTGCGATTGGAAGTTCGTGTGAGCAACACCGGTGCTCAAAAATTGTATGAAGAGAGTGGCTTCCACTCCAGCGGAATGCGTCCAAGATATTACGCAAACCCCGTGGAAGATGCGGTTTGTATGATTCGCGGAACCAACGTCACAAAAGTGTAA
- the tsaB gene encoding tRNA (adenosine(37)-N6)-threonylcarbamoyltransferase complex dimerization subunit type 1 TsaB, with translation MAWLLLLDTCGEGGGVGLARVDGATAALVAERSLPGRETQERLMVALDEVFGEAGVTGSELDAIAVVHGPGSFTGVRIGLAAAKGLADALDVPLIAISRLESLASRWFVECDPESLNETVQAWLDAGRGDVFVGRYRGSVCEEEVMLPGAAAVARVGDAPVVVMEDRLAELLSRALRVSPVGVREALGIALRKYVAGEFADTALLDANYLRVPDAELALRARQCG, from the coding sequence ATGGCCTGGTTGTTGCTTCTGGATACGTGTGGCGAAGGCGGCGGTGTTGGGCTGGCGCGTGTGGATGGGGCGACAGCTGCGCTGGTTGCCGAGCGTTCGTTGCCGGGGCGGGAGACTCAGGAGCGCCTGATGGTGGCTCTGGATGAAGTCTTTGGCGAGGCTGGCGTTACGGGTTCGGAGTTGGATGCCATTGCCGTGGTGCATGGGCCGGGGTCGTTTACCGGAGTTCGCATTGGGCTGGCGGCGGCGAAGGGGTTGGCGGATGCACTGGATGTGCCGTTGATTGCGATTTCGCGGCTGGAGTCGCTGGCTTCGCGATGGTTTGTGGAGTGCGACCCGGAATCATTGAATGAAACAGTGCAGGCCTGGCTGGATGCCGGTCGTGGCGATGTGTTTGTGGGGCGGTATCGCGGCAGTGTGTGCGAAGAGGAAGTGATGCTGCCGGGAGCGGCCGCTGTCGCTCGCGTGGGCGATGCGCCGGTGGTGGTGATGGAGGATCGGCTGGCGGAGTTGTTGTCGCGGGCGTTGCGGGTGAGCCCGGTGGGCGTTCGCGAGGCGTTGGGGATTGCCTTGCGCAAGTACGTGGCTGGCGAGTTTGCGGACACGGCACTGCTGGATGCGAACTATCTGCGGGTGCCGGATGCAGAGCTGGCGTTGCGGGCGCGACAGTGCGGGTAA
- a CDS encoding alpha/beta hydrolase yields MFLLLLTAGVAAAQLQQFKTVDSPQPDENIDQPCRYEASFPAGNKPVKAAWVTYDRGPDITAFYFDPDVLAFAAKNDLAMVLAHQCPATRTPEKGEMDMYPEHGLGRSLFTALHSLGDESGHPELAQAKLIVLGFSGTGAYFGHFVAYAPKRVLAAILTNPGQSDPDNIDKIKLDEDGVAVPELIIAGGRDNVGGVLKPYAFYDHHRSEGAPWVYLVQNNIPHCCINNTRAFMLHWLQAVIDQRKPDPQRPLLPMDLKSGWYGSIQPCPTPYKDHWGLPLWNVCEAHIERAGKTLPNKEMPSGYFPTEALAREWLAFIKLPDHPKTSFSRPSDPNFGDPTKLNP; encoded by the coding sequence TTGTTTCTTCTGCTTTTAACAGCGGGAGTTGCCGCCGCACAACTGCAGCAATTCAAGACTGTCGATTCGCCTCAGCCTGACGAGAACATCGATCAACCTTGCCGCTACGAGGCATCCTTCCCCGCCGGGAACAAGCCGGTGAAGGCGGCATGGGTTACATACGATCGAGGACCCGACATCACCGCGTTCTACTTCGATCCGGATGTGCTTGCTTTTGCGGCGAAGAACGATCTGGCGATGGTACTGGCTCACCAATGTCCAGCGACGCGAACGCCCGAGAAGGGCGAAATGGACATGTATCCCGAGCACGGTCTCGGGAGGTCGCTTTTCACCGCGCTTCACTCGCTCGGGGATGAGAGTGGGCATCCTGAGTTGGCGCAGGCCAAACTCATCGTCCTGGGGTTTTCCGGCACAGGCGCTTACTTCGGTCATTTTGTGGCGTATGCGCCGAAGCGTGTCCTGGCTGCGATTCTTACCAACCCCGGGCAAAGCGATCCTGACAACATTGACAAGATCAAGCTCGACGAAGATGGAGTGGCTGTGCCCGAACTCATCATCGCGGGCGGGCGGGACAACGTTGGCGGCGTGCTGAAGCCATACGCATTCTATGACCACCACCGCAGCGAAGGAGCGCCCTGGGTCTACCTGGTGCAGAACAACATCCCTCATTGCTGCATCAACAACACACGGGCTTTCATGCTCCATTGGCTCCAAGCGGTCATAGACCAGAGAAAACCTGACCCGCAACGACCTTTGTTGCCGATGGACCTCAAGTCCGGCTGGTACGGCTCCATTCAGCCATGCCCGACGCCATACAAGGACCATTGGGGGTTGCCTCTTTGGAATGTTTGCGAGGCGCACATTGAGCGCGCCGGGAAAACTTTGCCTAACAAAGAAATGCCTTCCGGTTACTTTCCGACAGAGGCCCTGGCACGCGAATGGCTAGCGTTTATCAAGCTGCCAGATCATCCAAAGACATCCTTCTCACGACCGAGCGACCCTAACTTTGGAGACCCAACCAAACTCAACCCTTAA
- a CDS encoding PQQ-binding-like beta-propeller repeat protein: protein MFNTTKLKTLSAIATVVLGCGMAVAQNGNWLMSGGDVERSGWNKDEHILTKTNVGKLKLLWKTKTDVYPQGLHTLMDPLVVQNVPTAEGPKEIVYILGVGDTLYAFDAKSGKPFFEHHFKYTPPKPEVRMGPDGQPRQMPAQPTDTRHYNFLNPGGSTDVPVIGEPDAKGVRPIYVIDGGGNLHTLSNVTGEDIQEPIKGGSTSKFALQLYKGSIIWAGRGGIFSAVVTPGPDYGKVTTSKGFGGGGGLWGRRGPVITSDGTVWTTTGDGIYNPSNPNNLVLGNSVVGFHLKDGNWQVKDWFTPTNWDWLRRRDLDPNNTPTAFTFKGKEYMAASGKECRLYLLDPQNPGGTADHHEPFIKTPYICNEAVDFASAGSWGAVSSWEDKAGTRWVLVPFWGPKHSQFKFPIENTPVTKEGGVGAFKLVEEGGKPVYKPVWVSRDMFRGEPPIIANGVVYTWGSGDDTQQVWPDIGLNFDSSNRAALSNHVTIYALDAETGKELWSSKDTITTFNHFTGITVANGKVYMSSYDGNVYCFGL from the coding sequence ATGTTCAACACCACCAAACTCAAAACGCTCTCCGCGATCGCTACAGTCGTCCTCGGTTGCGGCATGGCCGTAGCGCAGAACGGCAACTGGCTCATGTCCGGCGGCGACGTCGAACGCTCCGGCTGGAACAAGGATGAGCACATCCTCACCAAGACCAACGTCGGCAAGCTGAAGCTCCTTTGGAAGACCAAGACCGACGTCTATCCGCAGGGCCTCCACACCCTCATGGATCCGCTCGTCGTCCAGAACGTACCCACTGCCGAAGGCCCGAAGGAGATCGTCTACATCCTCGGCGTCGGCGACACGCTCTACGCCTTCGACGCGAAGTCCGGCAAGCCCTTCTTCGAACATCACTTCAAGTACACGCCGCCCAAGCCGGAAGTCCGCATGGGTCCTGACGGCCAGCCGCGTCAGATGCCCGCGCAGCCAACCGACACCCGTCACTACAACTTCCTCAACCCCGGCGGCTCCACCGACGTTCCCGTCATCGGCGAACCCGATGCCAAGGGCGTTCGTCCCATCTACGTCATTGACGGCGGCGGCAATCTGCACACGCTCTCCAACGTCACCGGCGAAGACATCCAGGAACCCATCAAGGGCGGCTCCACCAGCAAGTTCGCCCTGCAGCTCTACAAAGGCAGCATCATCTGGGCAGGCCGCGGCGGCATCTTCTCCGCTGTCGTTACGCCCGGCCCTGACTACGGCAAGGTAACCACCTCCAAGGGCTTCGGCGGTGGCGGCGGTCTCTGGGGTCGCCGTGGTCCCGTCATCACCTCTGACGGCACCGTCTGGACCACCACCGGCGACGGCATTTACAACCCGTCGAACCCCAACAACCTCGTCCTCGGCAACTCCGTCGTCGGCTTCCACCTGAAGGACGGCAACTGGCAGGTCAAAGACTGGTTCACGCCCACCAACTGGGACTGGCTCCGTCGTCGCGACCTTGACCCCAACAACACGCCAACCGCCTTCACCTTCAAGGGCAAGGAATACATGGCTGCCTCCGGTAAGGAATGCCGCCTGTACCTCCTCGATCCGCAGAACCCGGGCGGCACGGCAGACCACCACGAACCCTTCATCAAGACGCCCTACATCTGCAATGAGGCAGTCGACTTCGCCTCCGCCGGATCGTGGGGAGCCGTCTCCTCGTGGGAAGACAAGGCTGGCACACGCTGGGTACTCGTTCCTTTCTGGGGACCGAAGCACTCACAGTTCAAGTTCCCCATCGAGAACACGCCTGTCACCAAGGAAGGCGGCGTAGGCGCATTCAAACTGGTGGAAGAAGGCGGCAAGCCCGTCTACAAGCCAGTGTGGGTTTCGCGTGACATGTTCCGTGGCGAACCGCCCATCATTGCCAACGGTGTTGTCTACACCTGGGGTTCGGGCGACGACACGCAGCAGGTCTGGCCTGACATCGGCCTGAACTTCGACTCGTCTAACCGCGCCGCTCTGTCCAACCACGTCACGATCTACGCCCTAGACGCTGAAACCGGCAAGGAACTGTGGTCCTCGAAGGACACCATCACCACCTTCAACCACTTCACCGGCATCACCGTAGCCAACGGCAAGGTCTACATGAGCAGCTACGACGGCAACGTCTATTGCTTCGGCCTCTAA
- a CDS encoding zinc-dependent alcohol dehydrogenase family protein, translating into MKHRVWMVQQEDGDFIETEITTPEPQAGQVLVKISASGVAVLDTKIRSGKAGHAKQPLPSVLGLDMAGTVVAVGPGITKFKPADEVYGMVGGVGGQQGTLAEYILADADLLAHKSKNLTMREAASLPLNAITAWEGLVDRANVSAGKSVLVQAGAGGVGHLVVQIAKAYGANVFATVSKEKSHLVESYGATPIDYNEKTAAQYLEELTAGEGFDIIYDTLGGKTLDDSFTVAKFYTGHVVSCLGWGTHALAPLSFRGATYSGVFTLMPLQTGRGRAHHGEILSHITELADKGLLRPLVSEQVFTTSNIAEAYASVAAGSKGKVVVEIQ; encoded by the coding sequence ATGAAGCATCGCGTTTGGATGGTGCAGCAAGAAGACGGCGACTTTATTGAAACCGAAATCACAACACCCGAACCGCAAGCAGGTCAGGTGTTGGTCAAGATCAGCGCAAGCGGCGTCGCCGTGCTCGACACAAAAATCCGTTCCGGCAAAGCAGGCCACGCAAAGCAGCCGCTCCCATCCGTGCTCGGTTTAGACATGGCAGGCACCGTCGTCGCAGTCGGCCCCGGCATCACAAAATTCAAACCAGCAGACGAAGTGTATGGAATGGTCGGCGGCGTCGGCGGACAACAGGGCACGCTAGCCGAATACATCCTCGCGGACGCGGATCTCCTCGCGCACAAATCCAAAAACCTCACCATGCGTGAAGCAGCATCGCTGCCCTTGAATGCAATCACCGCATGGGAAGGACTCGTCGATCGAGCCAATGTTTCAGCAGGGAAGAGTGTCCTCGTACAAGCAGGCGCAGGCGGAGTAGGCCATCTCGTAGTGCAGATCGCAAAGGCCTACGGCGCGAACGTATTCGCCACCGTCTCCAAAGAAAAATCGCATCTCGTCGAGTCGTACGGAGCCACACCCATCGACTACAACGAGAAGACCGCCGCGCAGTATCTCGAAGAACTCACCGCAGGCGAAGGCTTCGACATCATCTACGACACGCTCGGCGGCAAAACGCTCGACGACTCCTTCACCGTCGCAAAGTTCTACACCGGCCACGTCGTCAGTTGTCTCGGTTGGGGAACACACGCCCTCGCGCCACTGTCATTCCGAGGAGCAACATACTCCGGCGTCTTCACCCTCATGCCTCTGCAAACAGGCCGGGGCCGCGCCCATCACGGCGAGATTCTGTCACACATCACAGAACTAGCCGACAAGGGATTACTCCGCCCGCTCGTAAGCGAGCAAGTGTTCACCACCAGCAACATCGCAGAGGCCTACGCCAGCGTAGCGGCTGGCAGCAAAGGCAAGGTTGTTGTCGAAATTCAGTAA
- a CDS encoding helix-hairpin-helix domain-containing protein, with translation MRRSLLFGCVLGFVGGTAVAQLPAGHDAALVQKKCTVCHDADRVMSQRQDADGWQTTVNKMKALGAQIDAAEQKKIVAYLAAAFPAEMGTKLNINQASQVELEAAFSLRRKDAAAVVKYREQVGGFKSIDDLKKAPGMDAKKVDEKKADLTV, from the coding sequence ATGCGGCGTTCTCTTCTCTTTGGTTGCGTTCTTGGTTTTGTGGGTGGAACTGCTGTGGCGCAGTTGCCAGCGGGGCATGATGCGGCGCTGGTGCAGAAGAAATGCACGGTGTGCCACGATGCGGATCGTGTGATGAGCCAGCGGCAGGATGCCGATGGATGGCAGACGACCGTGAACAAGATGAAGGCTCTGGGTGCGCAGATTGATGCGGCGGAGCAGAAGAAGATTGTGGCGTACCTGGCCGCTGCGTTTCCTGCGGAGATGGGGACGAAGCTGAATATCAACCAGGCTTCGCAGGTGGAGCTGGAGGCCGCGTTTTCACTGCGTCGGAAGGACGCTGCTGCGGTGGTGAAGTATCGGGAGCAGGTGGGTGGTTTCAAGTCGATTGATGACTTGAAGAAGGCTCCGGGGATGGATGCGAAGAAGGTGGATGAGAAGAAGGCGGACCTTACAGTTTAG